TGTCCGCGGGTCGGAGAGTTTTCTCTTCCACTTCCAGTCTTGCCAGCTGATAAATTGTAATTACCTATCGTTAATCGCCTGTTATGCGGCGAGATAGGATCTCGATTAAATATCGACAAGTGTCGATTCTGAGACGTTGATCGATTACGATTACCACACTAAGTAGACGTGTATTGTTGCGCGATGAGCACTCTCTCATGTTTTGCTATCGACTGACGATTGTCAACTCTTCGCCGCCCATTTTACGCCACGGAAAAGACCGCTCCGTCCGGCAGTAAGTCTCCATTGCCGGAGAGAGCGGAGAGAGTCGTGACGCATATCTCTCCAATTGCTCACGCAGAGAGGTTTGCTTTCTGCCCCTCCACCCCCTACtccaacaaacaaataacttaCAGTCTGCTGAATATTTAAAGCACTTTAAAAGGTCTGTTGTGCAAAAACAATAGAGGCaggaaaaatagaaacaaactGCTCtgttaatttctttattcTACTGTACATAATATACAAAAAGCTCAGTGGCCCGTAAAAAGTCTAATCTTTCGCTTACTAAAAAcgtttaaattaagaaattttaTTCGGCCCATTAATGATTTAGTTCTGGCGTAGTAGTGAGGTAGTTATGATTAAAAAACCATAAGGTtccataattttaaaatttggaTGGTTTACTTTTGGAAAACATTCcgatttacaaaataaaataaaggcaaccaatttatttttgtgttctgtCCTATTTAAATATAGATCTTACCTTTTTATTTCTTGCCCTTCGTCTGTGTAATAAAGAGCTCTTtaggtttcaaaaataaacgGTTAACTTATATGTTtgaatatatgtatctgtatctcagaacatatttttgaagaaaCCCAAATAATATTAACATTACCTAACAAACACTTGATATAGACTTAAAATCCGTAGGATACTCAAATAATAGACACTTATTTCTCCGGTATCGCCTTATAAATGgggtaataaataattttta
This genomic stretch from Drosophila teissieri strain GT53w chromosome 2L, Prin_Dtei_1.1, whole genome shotgun sequence harbors:
- the LOC122611542 gene encoding uncharacterized protein LOC122611542: MRECSSRNNTRLLSVVIVIDQRLRIDTCRYLIEILSRRITGD